One window from the genome of Candidatus Buchananbacteria bacterium CG10_big_fil_rev_8_21_14_0_10_42_9 encodes:
- a CDS encoding YraN family protein, with translation MAFLLSRKKLSKKELGFWGEKIARKYLRKIGYREEQSNFNTRRGEIDLIMYDGPTLVFIEVKTRTSQNFGLPEEAVTSDKLSALVQAAYRYINFHPEVIDDFRIDVIAVDIRSRWLPPTIRHYQNIVI, from the coding sequence ATGGCCTTTTTACTTTCCAGAAAAAAATTATCCAAAAAAGAGCTTGGTTTTTGGGGCGAAAAAATTGCCCGAAAATACTTGCGTAAAATTGGCTATCGCGAAGAGCAATCAAACTTTAACACTCGCCGCGGTGAGATTGATTTAATCATGTATGACGGTCCAACGCTTGTGTTTATTGAGGTTAAAACGCGGACCAGTCAAAATTTTGGTTTGCCCGAAGAAGCCGTCACTTCTGATAAGCTTTCGGCGTTGGTACAGGCGGCGTATCGGTACATTAATTTTCATCCAGAAGTGATCGATGATTTTCGCATTGACGTTATCGCCGTTGACATTCGCTCACGTTGGCTGCCCCCAACTATTCGCCATTACCAAAATATTGTGATATAA
- a CDS encoding DNA-binding protein: MGMTKSQTLEAVAEAAGVSKKEAAAFLDAYVALALKQVKSDGEFSLHGLGKLVKVHRKARMGRNPATGEEIQIPAKTVVKFRVAKATKEAVL, encoded by the coding sequence ATGGGCATGACTAAGTCACAAACACTCGAAGCAGTCGCAGAAGCGGCCGGCGTTAGCAAAAAGGAAGCCGCCGCTTTCTTGGACGCGTACGTTGCGCTTGCTTTGAAGCAAGTCAAAAGCGATGGCGAGTTCAGCTTGCACGGGCTTGGAAAGTTGGTCAAAGTTCACCGCAAGGCAAGAATGGGACGCAACCCAGCCACCGGTGAGGAGATTCAAATTCCAGCCAAGACCGTGGTTAAGTTCCGCGTTGCTAAAGCGACCAAAGAAGCCGTTCTCTAA